A window of Methanolobus sediminis contains these coding sequences:
- the pgsA gene encoding archaetidylinositol phosphate synthase — protein sequence MTFNALRPVASKILEPMAVGIAKTGISPNTISIISLLFAALAGILYYKSAFNPFLVLVAGLLVALNSLLDAMDGLVARYLNASSARGDFLDHVIDRYSDVFIICGIFFGGYVDWQIGVITIVGVLLTSYLGTQAQALHLGRYYGGIIGRADRLVLIMLSSVIYYFYQAEVLGFSSLGWMILIIGVGSHITAFQRIAHIWKQLE from the coding sequence ATGACATTCAATGCTCTAAGACCGGTAGCATCAAAAATACTGGAGCCAATGGCTGTTGGAATCGCAAAGACGGGTATCTCCCCTAACACAATCTCAATTATATCACTCCTCTTTGCAGCACTTGCAGGCATATTGTACTACAAGTCAGCCTTTAATCCTTTTCTTGTTCTCGTAGCAGGTTTATTGGTAGCATTAAACTCATTATTAGATGCAATGGATGGCCTTGTAGCACGCTACCTCAACGCATCAAGTGCAAGAGGTGACTTCCTTGACCATGTCATTGACCGTTATTCAGACGTGTTCATCATATGCGGTATCTTCTTCGGAGGCTATGTGGACTGGCAGATAGGTGTCATAACCATTGTCGGTGTCCTTCTCACAAGCTATCTGGGCACTCAGGCACAGGCACTGCATCTCGGACGCTACTATGGCGGAATCATAGGAAGGGCAGACAGGCTGGTCCTTATCATGTTGTCTTCAGTGATCTACTATTTTTACCAGGCTGAAGTACTTGGATTCTCATCTCTTGGATGGATGATACTTATTATCGGAGTTGGCAGTCATATCACAGCTTTCCAGCGTATAGCTCACATATGGAAACAACTGGAATAA
- a CDS encoding cupredoxin domain-containing protein: protein MKRKLIIFILLVAASLAMGCTSYDNTEQPADLANETTISPANETPAMTSESMTVEVSIQNFAFNPQSVTISPGDMVKWTNFDSVPHTVEGADFASDALQNGDSFSHTFTENGTYDYKCSIHPSMTGEVIVQ, encoded by the coding sequence ATGAAAAGAAAACTGATTATATTCATACTTCTGGTCGCTGCATCTCTGGCAATGGGATGTACCAGTTACGACAACACAGAACAGCCTGCAGATTTGGCCAATGAAACTACGATAAGTCCGGCTAATGAGACACCTGCCATGACCTCAGAAAGTATGACTGTGGAAGTATCCATCCAGAACTTCGCTTTCAATCCGCAATCAGTCACTATCTCACCGGGTGATATGGTAAAGTGGACAAACTTTGATTCGGTACCTCACACAGTAGAAGGAGCAGATTTCGCATCCGATGCACTCCAAAATGGCGATTCGTTCAGTCATACCTTTACCGAGAACGGAACCTACGACTACAAATGCTCGATCCACCCTTCAATGACAGGGGAAGTCATAGTGCAGTAA
- a CDS encoding ABC transporter ATP-binding protein: protein MPEKNIPETLIEMENIIVRKNDRIILDSMNFNMRKGENIAIIGPNGSGKSSIIKTIIGDYRPIADTEGMVFRIMEKDRWVISDLKNLMGIVSGDLQLDYTRDISVVEVVLSGFFSSIGIYPNMKIEPYMLKRTADIIDFLEIRHLASKNISHLSTGEARRVLIGRALVHDPMILVLDEPTNSLDLKSKHVFRETVSKIASAGKSIILVTHDLEDIVPEINRAVLLKDGRIFADGDIEDILTAEKLTELFGIPVEVGKDKGYYHAWC from the coding sequence ATGCCTGAAAAAAATATCCCTGAAACACTTATTGAAATGGAAAATATCATAGTTCGCAAAAACGACAGGATAATTCTTGACTCAATGAATTTCAACATGAGAAAAGGCGAGAATATAGCTATCATCGGACCGAATGGTTCCGGCAAGTCATCTATCATCAAAACAATTATAGGAGACTATCGCCCAATTGCAGACACTGAAGGCATGGTTTTCAGGATCATGGAGAAGGACAGGTGGGTAATCTCTGACCTGAAAAATCTCATGGGAATCGTATCAGGTGACCTTCAACTTGACTATACAAGGGATATCTCAGTTGTAGAAGTGGTGCTTTCCGGTTTTTTCAGCAGCATTGGTATCTATCCTAACATGAAGATCGAACCTTACATGCTGAAAAGAACAGCAGATATCATTGACTTCCTTGAGATAAGACATCTTGCCAGCAAGAACATATCACACCTTTCAACCGGTGAAGCAAGAAGAGTTCTCATCGGAAGAGCACTTGTCCACGACCCCATGATACTTGTCCTGGACGAACCGACAAACAGCCTTGACCTGAAAAGCAAACATGTGTTCAGGGAAACTGTGAGCAAGATTGCCTCTGCCGGAAAGAGCATAATCCTTGTAACCCACGACCTTGAGGATATTGTCCCTGAAATCAACCGTGCCGTTCTTCTGAAAGACGGCAGGATCTTTGCAGATGGAGATATTGAGGATATTCTTACTGCCGAGAAACTGACGGAGTTATTTGGCATTCCGGTTGAGGTTGGTAAGGATAAGGGATATTATCATGCCTGGTGCTGA
- a CDS encoding aldolase → MWREISRIGKKLVENGLVESHFGNISVRIGNRMLITRSGCALDEITEDNVVEVRIDGSSPLDMIASSEAIVHRAIYSKTPALAIVHAHCPFAVTLSLLAEGDSITPADSEGQYFLGKVPVVKGGIGSDELADNLASALAHNKTAIIYSHGTFAIGKVLDEAYVLTTQVEHSCKIKYWYDLAKNARA, encoded by the coding sequence ATGTGGCGTGAAATTTCAAGGATTGGAAAAAAACTTGTGGAGAACGGACTGGTAGAATCCCACTTTGGGAATATCAGTGTGAGGATTGGCAACCGTATGCTCATTACACGCAGCGGTTGCGCGCTGGATGAAATAACGGAGGACAATGTAGTAGAGGTGCGTATCGACGGCTCATCTCCACTTGATATGATTGCCTCATCCGAAGCCATCGTTCATCGTGCTATCTACAGTAAAACTCCTGCTCTTGCTATCGTTCATGCACATTGCCCTTTTGCAGTGACACTCTCTCTGCTGGCAGAAGGCGACAGTATAACACCTGCCGACAGCGAGGGTCAATACTTCCTCGGAAAAGTGCCTGTAGTCAAAGGCGGTATCGGTTCAGACGAGCTTGCTGATAATCTCGCCTCAGCTCTTGCGCATAACAAAACCGCCATAATTTACAGTCACGGCACCTTTGCCATAGGAAAAGTACTGGATGAGGCCTATGTACTCACCACGCAGGTTGAACATTCATGCAAGATCAAATACTGGTATGACCTTGCCAAAAACGCCAGGGCATAA
- a CDS encoding acetylornithine transaminase translates to MQTYGRQPVVLESGKGSLVYDIEGREYVDCVAGIAVNNIGHCHPRLTEAIKKQAEKLIHVSNLYYTQPQAELAEQLVNVTGMDRVFFCNSGTEAVEAAMKLARATTKKTDFIAVEHSFHGRTMGALSLTYKDIYRAPFKPLVQEEKFVPFNDAQAVSDSITSKTAAVIVEPIQGEGGINVPSPDYLKEVRKICDENEVLLIFDEVQTGFGRTGTWFCKEHFGVEPDIMTMAKAIGGGFPMGAIAAREGVAFNRGEHAATFGGSPLACAAALASIDVIREEDLIQRSKEMGEYFRSELSKISTEGFVEVRGKGLMIGVQFDRKCADLVEHGRKNGVLLNCTSETVLRIAPPLVITKEQIDRVVGVLEQA, encoded by the coding sequence ATGCAGACATACGGCCGCCAGCCAGTGGTCCTTGAAAGCGGCAAAGGTTCTCTGGTTTATGATATCGAAGGCAGGGAATATGTTGACTGTGTTGCCGGAATTGCGGTGAACAATATTGGTCACTGCCACCCACGTCTTACAGAAGCGATTAAAAAGCAGGCTGAGAAACTCATTCACGTTTCCAATCTTTATTATACGCAGCCACAGGCAGAGCTTGCCGAGCAACTGGTCAATGTCACAGGCATGGACCGTGTGTTCTTCTGTAATTCTGGAACTGAGGCAGTTGAAGCTGCAATGAAACTTGCAAGGGCAACAACCAAAAAGACCGATTTCATAGCAGTGGAACACTCCTTCCACGGTCGTACTATGGGTGCACTGAGCCTGACATACAAAGACATTTACCGCGCTCCGTTCAAACCACTTGTGCAGGAAGAAAAGTTTGTACCATTCAATGATGCGCAGGCAGTATCCGATTCGATCACCTCAAAAACCGCTGCTGTTATCGTTGAGCCAATACAGGGAGAAGGCGGCATTAACGTTCCTTCGCCGGATTATCTGAAAGAGGTCCGCAAGATATGTGACGAGAATGAAGTTCTCCTCATCTTTGACGAGGTCCAGACCGGGTTTGGTAGGACAGGAACCTGGTTCTGTAAAGAACACTTTGGTGTTGAACCAGACATCATGACAATGGCCAAAGCAATTGGTGGAGGTTTCCCAATGGGTGCTATCGCTGCCCGTGAAGGTGTAGCCTTCAACCGTGGCGAACATGCTGCAACATTCGGAGGCAGTCCACTTGCATGCGCCGCTGCACTTGCATCAATCGATGTTATCCGTGAAGAGGATCTCATCCAGCGCTCAAAGGAAATGGGTGAATACTTCCGCAGTGAACTAAGCAAAATTTCCACCGAGGGCTTTGTAGAAGTTCGTGGAAAGGGTCTTATGATTGGTGTCCAGTTTGACCGTAAATGCGCTGACCTTGTGGAACACGGTCGCAAAAATGGTGTTCTTCTTAACTGCACCTCTGAAACAGTACTGCGTATCGCTCCTCCACTGGTAATCACAAAAGAGCAGATCGATAGGGTGGTGGGCGTACTTGAGCAGGCCTGA
- a CDS encoding archease: protein MSSEMDIDYEYLEHTADVRFRAYGKSLEQAFENAALAMLNVMVETSSVNNSLSVNIELTSFDLDSLLFDWLSEILFIFEVDEMVFGRVKVNKITVGDEECSLKATLYGETIDLSVHVFDTEVKAATYNDMRIENSDDGWMIQATVDT, encoded by the coding sequence ATGTCATCTGAGATGGATATCGACTACGAGTATCTGGAACACACTGCTGATGTAAGGTTTAGGGCTTATGGGAAAAGCCTTGAGCAGGCGTTTGAGAATGCCGCCCTTGCCATGCTTAACGTAATGGTTGAAACCTCTTCTGTCAACAACAGCCTTTCAGTAAACATTGAACTTACATCCTTTGATCTTGACAGCCTGCTCTTTGACTGGCTTTCTGAGATACTTTTCATATTCGAAGTAGATGAAATGGTGTTTGGTCGTGTAAAGGTCAATAAGATCACTGTTGGCGATGAAGAATGCTCCCTTAAAGCAACACTTTACGGAGAAACCATCGATCTTTCAGTCCATGTCTTTGATACCGAGGTAAAGGCTGCAACTTATAACGACATGAGGATCGAGAACTCAGATGATGGCTGGATGATCCAGGCAACAGTTGACACATAA
- a CDS encoding nucleotidyltransferase family protein, with product MVNTSNIEIDMYIEQLHKLLPELEKRFDVRSLAVFRPYVKNEQDKKSDLELLVEYTEMPGLLGFIELEDYLSDTLGIKVGLVLKPVLKQKVGKDILNEIIPI from the coding sequence ATGGTAAATACAAGTAATATTGAAATTGATATGTACATAGAACAACTTCACAAGTTGCTGCCGGAACTGGAAAAAAGATTCGACGTTAGATCTCTTGCAGTATTTAGGCCTTATGTCAAAAATGAACAAGACAAAAAAAGTGACCTTGAATTGCTTGTAGAGTATACTGAAATGCCGGGATTACTTGGCTTTATTGAACTTGAGGATTATCTTTCTGACACATTAGGAATTAAAGTTGGTCTTGTGCTCAAACCTGTCCTGAAGCAAAAGGTTGGAAAAGATATATTGAATGAAATAATACCAATATAA
- a CDS encoding DUF3795 domain-containing protein, whose amino-acid sequence MSKIDSENMSVKEIGCCGAYCKTCKPFNTGTCKGCKIGYDTGERDLNKARCKIKVCCIGKGYDSCADCPEIENCSVINEFYGKNGYKYGKYRQAIEFIRENGYEEFLKIANNWTNAYGKYK is encoded by the coding sequence ATGTCAAAGATTGATTCAGAAAACATGTCTGTTAAAGAGATTGGCTGTTGCGGTGCCTACTGCAAAACCTGTAAACCATTCAACACCGGAACCTGCAAGGGATGCAAAATAGGTTATGACACCGGTGAAAGAGACCTTAACAAAGCCAGATGCAAAATAAAAGTCTGTTGTATCGGCAAAGGTTACGATAGCTGTGCCGATTGTCCTGAAATTGAAAACTGTTCTGTGATTAATGAGTTCTACGGTAAAAACGGGTACAAATATGGAAAATATCGGCAGGCAATAGAGTTTATCAGGGAAAACGGATATGAGGAGTTTTTGAAGATTGCGAATAACTGGACGAATGCTTATGGTAAATACAAGTAA
- a CDS encoding CxxC-x17-CxxC domain-containing protein, producing the protein MAFNNRGGNSRGGSGGFRSNNGPREMHKAICSDCKQETEVPFKPSGDRPVYCRECFQNHRPPKRY; encoded by the coding sequence ATGGCATTCAATAACAGAGGCGGAAACAGTAGAGGCGGCAGTGGCGGATTTAGATCAAACAACGGTCCAAGAGAAATGCACAAGGCAATATGCTCTGACTGCAAACAGGAGACTGAAGTTCCTTTCAAGCCATCCGGTGACAGACCTGTATACTGCAGGGAATGTTTCCAGAACCACAGACCACCTAAAAGATACTAA
- a CDS encoding YwbE family protein, whose product MNPGSTRKNIKIGLGVGIVLKHDQKTGKITRGVVKRILTNSSSHPHGIKVQLEDGSVGRVKEIYSGE is encoded by the coding sequence ATGAATCCCGGAAGTACACGAAAGAACATCAAAATAGGACTTGGTGTTGGAATCGTTCTCAAACATGATCAGAAAACTGGTAAGATAACCAGAGGTGTTGTCAAAAGGATCCTGACAAATTCCTCATCTCATCCACACGGAATAAAAGTCCAGCTGGAAGATGGTAGTGTTGGAAGAGTAAAAGAGATTTATTCCGGTGAATAA
- a CDS encoding RtcB family protein gives MSDKNTTSILDILTKVNDNTWEVPGNYKPGMNVPGRIFVSKPLLEILEPETIDQVANVASLPGIQKYSMAMPDAHLGYGFSIGGVAAFDKDEGVISPGGVGFDINCGVRLIRSNLMEDDVRPRLAELLDSLFEAIPSGVGSKSRMRLTDEELDDVFIHGVNWAVKNGYGMKGDLSHCESNGMMPGADPSKVSIKARKRGRPQIGTLGSGNHFLEVQYVDKVYDEEAAKAFGLKEGQITFMIHCGSRGAGHQICTDHLQKLTQASKKYKIPLPDKQLACAPASSEEAQDYFKAMICAANYAWVNRQMIMHWAREVFDEFFKAQHGDLGLDLVYDVAHNVAKLEKHMIDGEEKEVYVHRKGATRAFPAGHPEIPEDYKDIGQPVIIPGSMGTASYVLKGCPAAMELTFGSACHGAGRVMSRSSAKKELRGEEIQNELKSQGIIVRATQPSLIAEEAPEVYKSSSDVVDVVHNLGIATKVARVLPMGVVKG, from the coding sequence ATGTCAGATAAAAATACAACATCAATTCTCGATATTCTCACAAAAGTAAATGATAATACATGGGAGGTGCCCGGTAATTACAAACCAGGGATGAATGTTCCTGGAAGGATATTCGTATCAAAACCTCTCCTTGAAATTCTGGAACCTGAAACCATCGATCAGGTCGCAAATGTAGCTTCCCTGCCAGGCATCCAGAAATACTCCATGGCAATGCCGGATGCACATCTTGGTTATGGTTTCTCCATTGGCGGAGTTGCAGCTTTTGATAAAGATGAAGGTGTGATAAGTCCGGGAGGTGTGGGTTTTGATATCAACTGCGGAGTCCGTCTCATTCGCTCCAATCTCATGGAAGATGATGTCCGTCCAAGACTTGCTGAACTTCTCGATTCATTGTTCGAAGCGATACCTTCCGGTGTTGGTTCCAAGAGTCGCATGAGGCTTACTGATGAGGAACTGGATGACGTATTCATCCACGGAGTGAACTGGGCTGTTAAGAATGGCTATGGTATGAAAGGAGACCTCAGCCATTGTGAGAGCAATGGAATGATGCCAGGTGCTGATCCATCAAAGGTCAGTATAAAAGCCCGCAAAAGAGGCCGTCCGCAGATAGGAACCCTTGGAAGTGGAAACCATTTCCTTGAAGTGCAGTATGTGGATAAGGTCTATGACGAGGAAGCTGCAAAGGCTTTCGGTCTTAAGGAAGGACAGATCACTTTCATGATCCACTGCGGTTCACGTGGAGCAGGTCATCAGATATGCACTGACCATCTCCAGAAGCTTACTCAGGCTTCTAAGAAGTATAAGATTCCTTTACCTGACAAACAGCTTGCATGTGCCCCTGCAAGTTCTGAGGAGGCGCAGGATTATTTCAAGGCAATGATATGTGCGGCAAACTATGCATGGGTAAACCGCCAGATGATAATGCACTGGGCTCGCGAGGTCTTTGATGAGTTCTTCAAGGCTCAGCATGGTGACCTGGGACTTGACCTTGTGTATGATGTTGCTCACAATGTTGCAAAGCTTGAGAAACACATGATCGATGGCGAGGAAAAAGAAGTCTATGTCCACAGGAAAGGTGCAACACGCGCATTCCCTGCTGGTCATCCTGAGATTCCGGAAGATTACAAAGACATTGGACAACCGGTCATAATTCCTGGAAGTATGGGAACAGCATCCTATGTCCTGAAAGGCTGCCCTGCTGCCATGGAACTTACTTTCGGCAGCGCCTGTCATGGTGCAGGAAGGGTTATGAGTCGAAGCAGTGCTAAGAAAGAGCTGCGCGGTGAAGAGATCCAGAATGAACTGAAGTCACAGGGAATTATTGTAAGAGCGACACAGCCATCACTGATTGCTGAGGAAGCGCCAGAGGTCTACAAATCCAGCAGTGATGTAGTGGATGTCGTACATAACCTTGGCATTGCTACAAAAGTTGCACGTGTACTTCCAATGGGAGTTGTCAAAGGTTGA
- the ygiD gene encoding 4,5-DOPA dioxygenase extradiol: protein MSGKLPETEKMPVLFIGHGSPMNIILDNSYTRSLVKLGKELPRPEAIMVISAHWMTDGTFVTCNEKPKTIYDFYGFPRRLYELDYPAPGAPSEAELACKTVRKVPVECSNQWGLDHASWAVLKHMYPEADIPVFEMSIDYSFNEWHPKMMQYHYDLASELKELRNQGVLIIGSGNIVHNLGLIDFQNVDAEPYDWAVELDEKVKENLLSGNHIDLIEYLNMGEVAKLGVPTLDHYLPMIYAIALQEEGETLEFTHEGFQHASISMRGFKIG, encoded by the coding sequence ATGAGTGGAAAATTACCTGAAACGGAGAAAATGCCTGTACTTTTTATTGGACATGGTTCTCCAATGAACATCATCCTTGACAATAGTTACACCCGGAGCCTTGTGAAACTAGGCAAAGAACTTCCAAGACCTGAAGCTATTATGGTAATATCGGCTCACTGGATGACCGACGGGACTTTTGTTACCTGCAATGAAAAGCCAAAGACGATCTATGATTTCTATGGTTTTCCACGGAGATTATATGAACTTGATTATCCAGCTCCCGGAGCTCCATCAGAAGCTGAACTTGCATGCAAAACCGTAAGAAAAGTGCCTGTTGAGTGCAGCAACCAGTGGGGACTGGACCATGCGTCTTGGGCTGTTCTCAAACATATGTATCCTGAAGCTGATATTCCAGTATTTGAGATGAGTATTGATTACTCTTTCAATGAATGGCACCCTAAAATGATGCAATATCACTATGACCTTGCATCAGAACTCAAAGAACTTCGGAATCAAGGTGTGCTTATTATTGGCAGCGGTAACATCGTCCATAATCTGGGTCTTATTGATTTCCAGAATGTAGATGCAGAACCCTATGACTGGGCCGTTGAATTGGACGAGAAGGTCAAGGAAAATCTTCTATCCGGTAACCACATAGATCTCATTGAATACCTGAACATGGGTGAAGTTGCCAAACTGGGTGTTCCCACACTGGATCACTACTTGCCGATGATCTATGCAATCGCATTACAGGAAGAAGGCGAAACTCTTGAGTTTACACATGAAGGCTTCCAGCATGCATCTATTTCAATGAGAGGCTTTAAGATCGGATAA
- a CDS encoding acyltransferase has translation MEERTIVVDGDVIAGNHSEIKYGIIAHSAILGERVNVTGDLVTTGDTRIDIWSEIGGNVKTDENAYIGEFVTIDGKLVVKGDLDIGNDVKINGGFEAKGWIVVRNPVPVIVYLFLYISELLRLGKDEEVEKALEELFEDDEESIGLNSMIIPNGSKISMDSIRVPSNAIIGSKCRLVGNIRATSLDMANETTLYGSIRTIQDVKLGTDNVIHGNIISRGNVYVAAGTHILGEINSQSIKIHESARVDGVMRAPGGIIFEREEDDALSDNELMQLDV, from the coding sequence ATGGAAGAGCGTACAATAGTCGTAGATGGGGATGTTATTGCAGGCAATCACTCTGAAATAAAGTACGGTATCATTGCACATTCAGCAATACTTGGTGAAAGGGTCAACGTCACAGGTGATCTGGTAACCACCGGAGACACACGGATCGATATCTGGTCTGAGATTGGCGGTAACGTCAAAACAGATGAGAATGCCTATATCGGGGAATTCGTTACTATCGATGGGAAATTGGTGGTAAAGGGTGATCTGGATATTGGTAACGATGTGAAGATCAATGGCGGTTTTGAAGCCAAGGGCTGGATAGTTGTAAGAAATCCCGTACCGGTCATAGTTTATCTTTTCCTTTATATCAGCGAGCTTCTGAGGCTTGGAAAGGATGAGGAAGTTGAAAAGGCATTAGAAGAATTGTTTGAGGATGATGAGGAGTCCATAGGGCTTAATTCCATGATCATTCCAAACGGTTCCAAGATATCCATGGATTCCATAAGGGTTCCTTCAAATGCTATTATCGGAAGCAAGTGCAGACTTGTAGGGAACATACGTGCAACATCCCTTGATATGGCAAATGAGACTACACTTTATGGAAGCATACGTACCATTCAGGATGTAAAACTCGGAACAGATAATGTGATTCACGGAAATATTATTTCCAGGGGCAATGTTTACGTTGCTGCCGGAACACATATTCTGGGAGAGATCAACTCGCAGTCAATAAAGATACATGAAAGTGCCCGTGTAGATGGCGTGATGCGTGCACCGGGTGGTATCATCTTTGAGCGTGAGGAAGATGATGCTTTGAGTGACAATGAACTGATGCAACTGGATGTCTGA
- a CDS encoding PUA domain-containing protein, producing the protein MSNADKNLIRVRTMADIQFGKGCGEILFPDGVTFLLSRTKRVRQVQFNGKHMATVRAKDGMLTLSIDGAAALHQGLEKPASRVVVCDDAVPFVSAGKTAFAKHVVAVDPELRAGDEVILVDGKDEILATGQLLLSPAEAIRMDRGPAVDVRRGIAQS; encoded by the coding sequence ATGAGCAATGCAGATAAAAACCTCATTAGAGTCAGGACAATGGCCGATATTCAGTTCGGTAAGGGTTGTGGAGAGATCCTTTTTCCTGACGGTGTCACATTCCTGCTTTCCAGGACAAAACGTGTAAGACAGGTCCAGTTCAACGGAAAGCATATGGCAACAGTCCGTGCAAAGGACGGAATGCTCACACTCAGTATAGACGGAGCCGCTGCACTTCATCAGGGACTTGAAAAGCCTGCATCAAGAGTCGTGGTATGTGATGATGCAGTTCCATTTGTCTCAGCAGGCAAAACCGCTTTTGCAAAACACGTAGTTGCAGTAGACCCGGAACTAAGAGCAGGGGATGAGGTGATCTTAGTAGATGGAAAGGATGAGATCCTTGCAACAGGGCAATTGTTACTATCACCTGCTGAAGCAATCCGCATGGACCGTGGTCCTGCCGTTGATGTAAGGCGAGGGATAGCACAATCTTAG
- a CDS encoding alpha/beta fold hydrolase produces MKRSYFYSDDLRLSYLDYGGDGNPVLLLLHGHFGNARTFNKVAESLKDWHVYALDQRGHGWSDHADSDHYRREDYIHDIEQFSSQVTGDEHQMVILGHSLGGVNAYQYAARNKDKVRSLIIEDIGAEINDDLSFASFFPDTAPTLEALSDNIRSFGIDDPRYFLESAYEDETGWHLRFDKNNLPVSQESLNGNWWDDLLETDCPMLLLHGKHSHVTNADHIKAIADKRPNTRYHVFDNSGHGIHYDETEHFIQVVSDFLRDMTKGY; encoded by the coding sequence ATGAAACGTTCGTATTTTTATAGTGATGATCTGAGGCTGTCATATCTTGATTATGGTGGTGATGGCAATCCAGTCCTTCTTTTGCTTCATGGGCATTTTGGAAATGCGAGGACATTCAATAAAGTTGCGGAATCTCTAAAGGATTGGCATGTCTATGCTCTGGATCAGCGCGGTCATGGCTGGAGTGATCATGCAGACAGCGACCATTACAGGCGTGAAGACTACATCCATGACATAGAGCAGTTTTCATCTCAGGTAACAGGCGACGAACATCAGATGGTAATTTTAGGTCATTCTCTTGGCGGAGTCAATGCATATCAGTATGCAGCAAGGAATAAGGATAAGGTACGTTCTTTGATCATCGAGGATATCGGGGCTGAGATCAATGATGATCTGTCATTTGCAAGTTTCTTCCCTGATACTGCTCCTACGCTGGAAGCCCTTTCTGATAATATCCGTTCATTTGGTATAGATGACCCTCGTTATTTTCTGGAAAGTGCGTATGAAGATGAGACCGGATGGCATTTAAGATTTGACAAAAATAACCTTCCTGTATCACAGGAGTCACTGAATGGCAACTGGTGGGATGATCTGCTTGAAACTGATTGTCCTATGCTCCTGTTGCATGGCAAGCATTCCCATGTTACAAATGCAGATCATATAAAAGCAATAGCTGATAAAAGACCCAATACCAGATATCATGTATTTGATAACAGTGGTCATGGCATACATTATGATGAAACTGAACATTTCATACAGGTCGTCAGTGATTTTCTACGGGATATGACAAAGGGTTATTAG